From Marivirga harenae, one genomic window encodes:
- a CDS encoding methylated-DNA--[protein]-cysteine S-methyltransferase, protein MQGIDQEFFIDTKIGKLLVGISKNKIGKISFNQPDFSLKGIKPKVVNNLENQLLEYFMGHRKTFQIDYNLIGTEFQKEVWQKLLDIPYGKTISYGKLAAQMGDVKKIRAVANAVGKNPVPIVIPCHRVVGVHGNLTGYIGGLANKKYLIELESNRQLGLF, encoded by the coding sequence ATGCAGGGCATTGATCAAGAATTCTTCATTGACACTAAAATCGGGAAGCTTCTCGTAGGTATCTCTAAAAATAAGATTGGCAAAATTTCATTTAATCAGCCTGATTTTAGTTTGAAAGGAATAAAACCGAAAGTAGTGAATAATTTAGAAAATCAACTTTTGGAGTACTTCATGGGACATCGGAAAACATTTCAAATAGATTATAATTTAATAGGAACAGAATTTCAAAAAGAAGTCTGGCAAAAATTGCTTGACATCCCTTACGGAAAAACGATTAGCTATGGTAAATTAGCAGCCCAAATGGGAGATGTTAAGAAAATTAGGGCTGTGGCTAATGCGGTCGGTAAAAACCCTGTTCCAATTGTAATTCCTTGCCATAGGGTGGTGGGAGTGCATGGCAATTTAACAGGTTATATTGGCGGATTAGCGAACAAAAAGTATTTAATCGAACTTGAATCGAACAGGCAGCTGGGCTTATTTTAA
- a CDS encoding amidohydrolase family protein: MEKVADIVSKRPLKVDIHTHILPKNWPDLRERYGYGGFIRLEHHKPCCARMMMDDKFFREVEDNCWDPKTRMHECDHHHVDVQVLSTVPVMFSYWAKPDDALDLSMMLNDHIAEIVDRYPDRFIGLGTLPMQAPDLAIKELERCIKELGLAGVQIGTHINDWNLEAPEVFAVFEAAQDLGASIFVHPWDMMGKDQMPKYWLPWLVGMPAETSRAICSMIFGGVFEKLPDLKVAFAHGGGSFPATIGRIGHGFDVRPDLCAIDNPHHPTKYLKKFYVDSLVHDPSTLEYLIKTMGEDFIALGTDYPFPLGELEPGKIIEESGFDAELKSKLLGQNALKWLGLHQEAYAGH; the protein is encoded by the coding sequence ATGGAAAAAGTAGCTGACATAGTATCAAAAAGACCTTTAAAGGTAGATATTCATACGCATATTTTGCCCAAAAATTGGCCTGATTTGCGTGAACGATACGGCTATGGTGGCTTTATTCGTTTAGAGCATCATAAGCCTTGTTGTGCCCGTATGATGATGGATGATAAATTCTTTCGAGAGGTAGAAGACAACTGCTGGGATCCTAAAACCCGAATGCATGAATGTGATCATCATCATGTGGATGTACAAGTTTTATCTACGGTTCCAGTTATGTTCAGTTATTGGGCAAAGCCTGACGATGCACTTGATTTGTCTATGATGCTGAATGACCATATTGCCGAAATTGTAGACAGATATCCTGACAGATTTATAGGATTAGGCACACTGCCGATGCAAGCGCCTGATTTAGCGATTAAAGAATTAGAAAGATGCATAAAAGAACTGGGTTTAGCGGGAGTGCAGATTGGAACTCATATCAACGATTGGAATTTAGAAGCACCTGAAGTTTTTGCAGTATTTGAAGCTGCTCAGGACTTAGGAGCATCAATTTTTGTGCATCCATGGGATATGATGGGAAAAGACCAAATGCCCAAATATTGGTTGCCATGGTTAGTGGGTATGCCTGCTGAAACATCTCGAGCGATATGTTCGATGATTTTTGGGGGAGTTTTTGAAAAACTTCCCGATTTAAAAGTAGCTTTTGCTCATGGAGGTGGTTCGTTTCCTGCCACAATTGGCAGAATAGGACACGGATTTGATGTCCGTCCTGATTTATGCGCTATTGATAATCCGCATCATCCAACTAAATACCTAAAAAAGTTCTATGTCGACTCTTTAGTTCATGACCCCTCCACTTTAGAATATTTGATTAAAACCATGGGAGAAGATTTTATTGCATTAGGAACAGATTACCCGTTCCCCTTAGGCGAGTTGGAGCCTGGAAAAATTATTGAAGAAAGTGGTTTTGATGCTGAATTAAAATCAAAGCTATTAGGGCAAAATGCGTTGAAATGGTTGGGGTTACATCAAGAAGCATATGCAGGGCATTGA
- a CDS encoding 3-hydroxyanthranilate 3,4-dioxygenase, whose amino-acid sequence MAIKRPFNLTKWVEENRDLLKPPVGNKNLYTEAGDYIVMIVAGPNARKDYHYNETEELFYQLEGEISVKIQEDGQAVTMDLGPGDMFLCPARTPHSPIRRDGSIGLVVERIRKGTDMKDGLLWFCDNCNHKLHETYFPLIDIEKDFQPRFKEFYTSEEKRTCDNCGHVMEADPRFV is encoded by the coding sequence ATGGCGATAAAAAGACCTTTTAACTTGACAAAATGGGTGGAAGAAAACAGAGATTTACTTAAACCACCAGTCGGTAATAAAAATTTATATACCGAGGCTGGAGACTATATAGTAATGATCGTAGCCGGTCCAAATGCACGTAAAGATTACCATTACAATGAAACAGAAGAACTTTTTTACCAATTAGAAGGGGAGATATCTGTGAAAATCCAGGAAGATGGCCAGGCAGTTACCATGGATTTGGGTCCAGGAGATATGTTTCTATGTCCAGCAAGAACTCCACACAGCCCAATCCGGAGAGATGGATCCATTGGGCTAGTAGTGGAGAGAATCAGAAAAGGAACTGACATGAAAGATGGTCTATTGTGGTTTTGCGATAATTGCAACCATAAACTTCACGAAACCTATTTTCCATTAATAGATATAGAAAAAGATTTTCAACCCAGATTTAAAGAATTTTATACATCAGAAGAAAAACGTACTTGCGATAATTGCGGACATGTAATGGAAGCAGATCCAAGATTTGTATAG
- a CDS encoding SDR family oxidoreductase: MDLNLSGKRVIVGGSTAGIGKAIALEFAKEGAHVTLIARDKGKLEATLNELSNTNQTHHFLVADYSHPESLREVVLEYCAKNQVDILINNTGGPSPGQAHESLGKDYMNAFQQHLICNQYLSQAVIPNMKNAEYGRIINIISTSVRQPIPNLGVSNTVRGAVASWSKTISNELGPFGITVNNVLPGATMTGRLEGIIQNKSKSTGKSLDEVSKDMQLNIPTRRFAEPVEVANAVLFLSSEKASYINGVNLAVDGGRLDCI, translated from the coding sequence ATGGATCTAAATTTATCAGGGAAGAGAGTCATAGTGGGTGGTAGTACGGCAGGAATTGGAAAAGCCATAGCACTTGAATTTGCAAAAGAGGGGGCTCATGTCACCCTAATTGCTAGAGATAAAGGGAAATTAGAAGCTACTCTCAATGAACTCTCCAATACGAATCAAACACATCATTTCTTAGTTGCAGATTACAGTCACCCAGAATCATTACGCGAAGTGGTTTTAGAATACTGCGCTAAAAACCAGGTTGATATATTAATCAATAATACGGGTGGTCCAAGTCCAGGACAGGCCCATGAATCATTGGGAAAAGATTATATGAATGCTTTTCAGCAGCATTTGATTTGCAACCAGTATTTATCACAAGCTGTTATTCCAAATATGAAAAATGCAGAATATGGAAGAATTATAAATATAATTTCCACATCTGTTCGTCAACCCATACCTAATTTAGGAGTATCTAATACGGTTAGAGGAGCTGTAGCAAGCTGGTCTAAAACCATTTCAAATGAATTAGGCCCTTTTGGAATTACAGTAAACAACGTACTTCCTGGGGCTACAATGACAGGAAGGTTGGAAGGAATCATCCAGAACAAAAGTAAATCAACTGGGAAGAGTTTGGATGAAGTAAGTAAAGATATGCAATTGAATATCCCAACCAGAAGATTTGCAGAGCCAGTGGAAGTTGCTAACGCAGTTTTATTTTTATCTTCAGAAAAGGCATCATATATAAATGGAGTGAATTTAGCTGTTGATGGTGGACGATTAGACTGCATTTAA
- a CDS encoding aldehyde dehydrogenase, whose translation MIKIANYIDGDLVPPKSSLYMDDVNPATAEVFAQIPLSNQDDLKAAINSANKAFPMWSKMSVEKRANYLMKISSLIKENLDQLAQAESQDTGKPLQLARVVDIPRASANMEFFAHAITQFSSESHSGKNSINYTLRRPVGLVACISPWNLPLYLFTWKIAPALAAGNCVIAKPSEITPYTAYLFSRLCIEAGLPKGVLNILHGQGPEIGNTIVESENIKAVSFTGGTTTGRRIAEISAPLFRKVSLELGGKNPALVFADCDLDKAVEGLVRASFTNQGEICLCASRIYIEKSIYEQFKGKFIDKVKALKVGAPDEQSSKMGALVSAQHLDKVRRYIAIAKEEGGRLLCGEEPIELEEKYKHGYFLRPHVFENLPNTCRTNQEEIFGPLVSLNVFQGEEEALLLANDSEYGLASSIWTNDLSKANRIADQIETGIVWINCWMNRDLRTPFGGMKNSGLGREGGLEALRFFTEPKNVCIEF comes from the coding sequence ATGATAAAAATAGCTAATTATATTGATGGTGATTTAGTTCCTCCAAAATCATCCCTATATATGGATGATGTGAACCCAGCTACTGCTGAAGTATTTGCTCAGATTCCGTTATCTAATCAGGATGATTTGAAAGCAGCCATCAATTCTGCAAATAAGGCTTTCCCGATGTGGAGCAAAATGTCTGTAGAAAAAAGAGCTAATTATTTGATGAAAATTTCATCTCTGATCAAAGAAAACCTAGATCAACTAGCCCAAGCGGAATCTCAGGATACAGGCAAGCCTTTACAATTAGCAAGAGTTGTAGATATTCCTAGAGCCAGTGCAAATATGGAGTTTTTTGCACATGCAATCACACAATTTAGCAGTGAATCACATTCAGGTAAAAATTCTATAAATTATACGTTAAGAAGACCAGTGGGGCTAGTAGCATGTATTTCGCCATGGAATTTACCGCTTTACCTATTCACTTGGAAAATTGCACCAGCACTTGCTGCCGGAAACTGTGTAATAGCTAAACCATCGGAAATCACACCATACACAGCATATCTTTTTAGTAGGCTTTGCATAGAAGCGGGATTACCCAAAGGAGTTTTAAATATTCTACACGGGCAAGGTCCGGAAATTGGTAATACTATTGTAGAAAGTGAAAATATCAAGGCAGTTTCTTTTACTGGGGGTACTACAACTGGAAGGAGAATAGCAGAAATTTCAGCCCCATTGTTCAGGAAAGTATCACTAGAATTAGGCGGTAAAAATCCAGCCTTGGTGTTTGCTGACTGTGATTTGGACAAAGCAGTAGAGGGTTTAGTTCGCGCTTCATTTACAAATCAAGGAGAAATCTGTTTGTGTGCTTCTAGGATTTATATAGAGAAGTCTATTTATGAGCAATTCAAAGGGAAGTTTATCGATAAGGTGAAGGCTTTGAAAGTAGGGGCTCCAGATGAGCAGTCTAGCAAAATGGGGGCGTTGGTTTCGGCTCAACATTTAGATAAAGTAAGGAGATATATTGCTATAGCAAAAGAAGAAGGTGGTAGACTATTATGTGGCGAAGAACCGATAGAGTTGGAAGAGAAGTATAAACACGGATATTTTCTACGGCCTCATGTTTTTGAAAATTTGCCTAATACCTGCAGAACAAATCAAGAGGAAATATTTGGTCCTCTAGTTAGTCTAAATGTGTTTCAAGGTGAAGAAGAAGCTCTTTTGTTAGCAAATGACAGTGAATATGGTTTGGCTTCAAGTATATGGACTAATGATTTATCAAAAGCTAATCGAATAGCAGATCAAATTGAAACAGGGATTGTGTGGATTAATTGCTGGATGAACCGAGACTTAAGAACGCCATTTGGCGGTATGAAGAATAGCGGATTAGGACGAGAAGGAGGATTGGAAGCTTTGAGATTTTTTACTGAGCCTAAAAATGTCTGTATTGAATTCTAA
- the tpx gene encoding thiol peroxidase has translation MAKVTLGGNPSNTVADLPSKGQKAPDFKLVKTDMSEVSLADYKGKNLILNIFPSVDTGVCATSVREFNERAASLNNTVVLCISKDLPFAQARFCGAEGIENAIPVSNFRNESFGKDYGVELLDGGFKGLNARAVVVVNPQGEVIYTELVPEIGNEPDYEQALKAIS, from the coding sequence ATGGCAAAGGTAACATTGGGTGGAAACCCTTCAAATACAGTAGCAGATTTACCCTCCAAAGGTCAAAAGGCACCTGATTTCAAATTGGTTAAAACCGATATGTCTGAAGTTTCACTTGCAGATTACAAAGGCAAAAATTTGATCCTAAATATTTTTCCTAGTGTTGACACAGGTGTTTGCGCTACTTCTGTTCGAGAATTTAATGAAAGAGCTGCTTCTTTAAACAATACTGTAGTTCTGTGTATTTCAAAAGATCTACCATTTGCTCAGGCAAGATTCTGTGGTGCAGAAGGAATTGAAAATGCAATTCCAGTTTCAAATTTTAGAAATGAGAGCTTCGGCAAGGATTATGGAGTTGAATTGCTCGATGGCGGATTTAAGGGCTTAAATGCAAGAGCGGTTGTGGTTGTAAATCCGCAAGGAGAAGTAATTTACACTGAGTTAGTTCCAGAGATTGGTAATGAACCTGATTATGAACAGGCACTGAAGGCAATTAGCTAA
- a CDS encoding DUF1543 domain-containing protein → MKDLKLYAVVLGGRAERSNTELHDVVFAIGSKIEDCYFQLLEKWFGLPEKMHIDSYMELEVVDGYEISLDKKKSLEPEKKLFFVNLGAYKEGDFMEHHANTFLVGKLATEIKKRAKEKLLNGYDEVHKDDLYEVDDMIAIEELNGYHIHLTPTEKRENLKPNNGYHVLPKKVVQEFLAQK, encoded by the coding sequence ATGAAGGATTTAAAATTGTATGCTGTCGTTTTAGGTGGAAGGGCAGAAAGATCTAATACTGAATTACATGATGTTGTTTTTGCAATTGGTAGCAAAATAGAAGATTGCTATTTCCAATTATTAGAAAAGTGGTTTGGCCTTCCTGAGAAAATGCATATTGATTCTTATATGGAGTTGGAGGTTGTGGATGGATATGAAATCAGTTTAGACAAGAAGAAAAGTTTAGAACCAGAGAAAAAACTGTTCTTCGTTAATTTGGGAGCGTATAAAGAAGGAGATTTTATGGAGCATCATGCCAATACCTTTTTGGTGGGTAAATTAGCAACAGAAATCAAAAAAAGAGCGAAGGAGAAATTATTAAACGGCTATGATGAAGTGCATAAAGATGATTTATACGAGGTGGATGATATGATTGCTATTGAAGAACTGAATGGATACCATATTCATTTAACTCCAACCGAAAAGAGAGAAAATCTCAAGCCTAATAACGGTTATCACGTATTACCCAAAAAAGTGGTACAGGAATTTTTAGCTCAGAAATAA
- a CDS encoding MetS family NSS transporter small subunit: protein MSTEAIIGMVVCLTITVGGFLIFLFKALSMDKEKEK, encoded by the coding sequence ATGAGCACGGAAGCAATAATAGGAATGGTAGTATGCCTTACCATAACAGTCGGAGGATTTTTAATATTTTTGTTTAAAGCCTTAAGCATGGATAAAGAAAAGGAAAAGTAA